From one Dyella sp. 2HG41-7 genomic stretch:
- the metF gene encoding methylenetetrahydrofolate reductase [NAD(P)H] produces MPAISFEFFPPKTDEQRAQLDRTAKELKALKPEYVSVTFGAGGSTLSYTSETVARLHQQHELDVAPHLSCMGGTRKEIADLLDAYRAAGYRRLVALRGDLPSGMATPGDFRYAAELVSFIRKHSGDHFHIEVAAYPEMHPQAEDVHADLRHFKTKIDAGANGAITQYFFNADAYFRFVDDARRLGVSVPIVPGIMPISNYAQLKRFSDACGAEIPRWIAKRMQAYYDDVEAIRAMGAEVVAEMCRRLLQGGAPGLHFYTLNRVKATRAVLDQLH; encoded by the coding sequence ATGCCGGCCATCAGCTTCGAATTTTTCCCCCCCAAGACCGACGAACAGCGCGCCCAGCTCGACCGCACCGCCAAGGAACTCAAGGCACTGAAGCCGGAATACGTCTCCGTGACCTTTGGCGCCGGCGGTTCGACCCTGAGCTACACCAGCGAAACCGTGGCCCGACTGCATCAGCAGCATGAGCTGGATGTTGCGCCGCATCTGTCCTGCATGGGCGGCACCCGCAAGGAAATCGCCGACTTGCTCGACGCGTATCGCGCGGCCGGTTACCGGCGCCTTGTCGCGCTGCGCGGAGACCTGCCTTCGGGCATGGCGACGCCGGGCGATTTCCGTTATGCCGCCGAGCTGGTGAGTTTTATCCGCAAGCACAGCGGCGATCACTTTCATATTGAAGTGGCGGCGTATCCCGAAATGCATCCGCAGGCGGAAGACGTCCACGCCGATCTGCGTCATTTCAAAACCAAGATCGATGCCGGCGCGAACGGTGCGATCACGCAGTACTTCTTCAACGCGGATGCGTATTTCCGTTTTGTCGACGATGCGCGTCGCCTGGGTGTTTCGGTGCCCATCGTGCCGGGCATCATGCCCATCTCCAATTACGCGCAGCTCAAGCGTTTCTCCGATGCGTGCGGCGCGGAAATTCCGCGTTGGATCGCCAAGCGCATGCAAGCGTATTACGACGACGTGGAAGCCATTCGCGCCATGGGCGCGGAAGTCGTTGCGGAAATGTGTCGTCGTCTGTTGCAAGGCGGTGCGCCGGGCTTGCACTTCTACACGCTGAACCGTGTGAAAGCGACGCGCGCGGTTCTTGATCAGCTGCACTGA
- a CDS encoding branched-chain amino acid transaminase has protein sequence MAQQYPEWIWQNGEIKPWKDATAHVMSHALHYGSSVFEGIRSYVTPEGAAIFRLTDHLKRLYLSAKIYDMVLPYSQDELAAACRDVIRKNGFSAAYLRPVAYRGLGGFGLSAETPIDVAVASWPMGPYLGPEALEVGITACVSSWQRFAPNTIPAGAKAGGNYLSGQLIAREARRLGFGEGIALAASGLLSEGAGENLFLVYDGVLHTTPASASILAGITRDTIKVLAREDGIEVVERDIPREYLYLADEILMCGTAAEITPIREVDGKQIGSGKAGRITRRLQELYFGLFNGKTQDKWGWLEPV, from the coding sequence ATGGCCCAGCAGTACCCCGAATGGATCTGGCAAAACGGCGAAATTAAGCCGTGGAAGGATGCCACCGCGCACGTGATGTCGCATGCCCTGCATTACGGTTCGTCGGTCTTCGAGGGGATACGCAGCTACGTCACGCCGGAAGGCGCGGCGATCTTCCGCCTCACCGATCACCTCAAGCGTCTGTATCTCTCCGCCAAGATCTACGACATGGTGCTGCCGTACTCGCAGGATGAGTTGGCGGCGGCGTGCCGCGACGTGATCCGCAAAAACGGTTTCAGCGCGGCCTATTTGCGCCCGGTGGCGTATCGCGGCCTGGGCGGTTTCGGGCTCTCGGCGGAAACGCCGATCGATGTCGCCGTGGCGAGCTGGCCGATGGGTCCGTACCTCGGGCCGGAAGCGTTGGAAGTGGGCATTACCGCGTGCGTGTCGAGTTGGCAGCGTTTTGCGCCGAACACCATTCCCGCAGGCGCCAAGGCCGGCGGTAACTATCTGTCTGGTCAACTGATCGCGCGCGAAGCGCGTCGTTTGGGCTTTGGCGAAGGTATCGCGTTGGCGGCGAGCGGCTTGTTGAGCGAAGGCGCCGGTGAAAACTTGTTCCTGGTGTACGACGGCGTGCTGCATACCACGCCCGCCAGCGCGTCGATCCTGGCCGGCATCACCCGCGACACCATCAAGGTGTTGGCGCGCGAAGACGGTATCGAGGTGGTAGAGCGCGATATTCCGCGCGAATATCTGTACTTGGCCGACGAAATCCTGATGTGCGGCACCGCCGCCGAAATCACGCCGATCCGCGAAGTCGACGGCAAGCAGATCGGTAGCGGCAAAGCCGGGCGCATCACCCGTCGCCTGCAGGAACTCTACTTCGGTCTGTTCAACGGCAAGACCCAGGACAAGTGGGGCTGGCTGGAGCCGGTTTGA
- a CDS encoding APC family permease: MSSSNAIRRDVGPFALMLTGLGSIIGSGWLFGAWKAAGLAGPGAVWAWVLGAAIIMTIALTYAELGAMFPESGGMVRYGHYSHGSLVGFIAAWANWIAIVSVIPVEAEASVQYMASWPWQWAQDLYHVTNGVGELSHTGLSIAAVLVIIYFLLNFWSVKLFAHSNTAITVFKLIVPAATGLALIASGFHPENFSVGIHGDRHAIDFAAVLTAVATAGIVFSFNGFQSPVNLAGEAHNPGRSIPFAVIGSILLATVVYVILQVAYLGAVPQDLLAKAGWHGINFRSPFAELAIIVNLHWLAMLLYVDAFISPSGTGMTYTATTARMIYGMERNGTMPKVFGRVHPKWGVPRAAMWLDLVVSFLFLFFFRGWGTLAAVISVATIISYLTGPVSVMTLRRTATELHRPLRIKGLPVLAGVAFIMATELLYWARWPLTGEIILLMVVALPVYLYYQAKSNWHDFGRQLNGAWWLIVYLPVIAFVSWAGSTTFGGQGYLPYGIDLLVVAMIGLVFYLWGVKSGWRTPAVEAARDAAHMHPDLPLVPPDEEAAERIARH, encoded by the coding sequence ATGTCTTCTTCCAACGCGATCCGCCGCGATGTGGGCCCGTTTGCCCTCATGCTGACCGGCCTAGGTTCGATCATCGGCTCCGGCTGGCTGTTCGGCGCATGGAAGGCGGCAGGTTTGGCCGGTCCCGGCGCCGTGTGGGCGTGGGTGCTGGGCGCGGCGATCATCATGACCATCGCGCTCACCTATGCCGAACTCGGCGCGATGTTTCCCGAATCCGGCGGCATGGTGCGTTACGGCCATTACTCGCACGGTTCGCTCGTCGGTTTTATTGCCGCCTGGGCGAACTGGATCGCGATCGTGTCGGTGATTCCGGTGGAAGCCGAAGCATCGGTGCAATACATGGCCTCGTGGCCGTGGCAGTGGGCGCAGGATCTGTATCACGTCACCAACGGCGTGGGCGAGTTGAGTCACACCGGTCTGTCGATTGCGGCCGTGTTGGTAATCATCTACTTCCTGCTTAATTTCTGGAGCGTGAAGTTGTTTGCGCATTCGAACACGGCGATCACCGTGTTCAAGTTGATCGTGCCGGCGGCAACGGGCTTGGCGCTGATTGCCAGCGGCTTCCATCCGGAAAATTTCTCGGTAGGCATTCATGGCGATCGTCACGCCATCGACTTTGCTGCGGTGCTGACGGCGGTCGCGACGGCAGGCATCGTTTTCAGCTTCAACGGTTTTCAGAGTCCGGTAAATCTTGCCGGCGAAGCGCACAATCCGGGGCGCAGCATTCCGTTCGCGGTGATCGGTTCGATCTTGCTGGCGACCGTGGTGTATGTGATTTTGCAGGTCGCCTATCTCGGCGCCGTACCGCAAGACTTGTTGGCCAAAGCAGGCTGGCACGGCATTAATTTCCGCTCGCCGTTCGCGGAGCTCGCGATTATCGTCAATCTGCATTGGCTGGCGATGCTGCTTTACGTGGATGCGTTTATCAGCCCGAGCGGCACGGGCATGACGTATACCGCCACCACGGCGCGCATGATCTACGGTATGGAGCGCAACGGCACGATGCCCAAAGTCTTCGGTCGCGTGCATCCGAAATGGGGCGTGCCGCGCGCGGCGATGTGGCTCGATCTGGTGGTGTCGTTTCTGTTTCTGTTCTTTTTCCGCGGTTGGGGCACGCTGGCTGCGGTGATTTCCGTCGCCACGATCATTTCCTATCTCACCGGCCCGGTGAGCGTGATGACCCTGCGTCGAACCGCCACGGAATTGCATCGCCCGTTGCGCATCAAAGGACTGCCCGTGCTTGCTGGCGTCGCCTTCATCATGGCGACGGAATTGCTGTATTGGGCACGCTGGCCGCTCACCGGCGAAATTATTTTGCTGATGGTGGTGGCGCTGCCGGTGTATCTCTACTACCAGGCGAAATCCAACTGGCACGACTTCGGACGTCAATTGAACGGTGCGTGGTGGTTGATTGTTTATTTGCCCGTGATCGCGTTTGTGTCGTGGGCAGGAAGCACCACCTTCGGCGGTCAGGGTTATCTACCGTATGGCATCGACCTGCTCGTCGTCGCAATGATCGGGCTGGTGTTTTACCTGTGGGGCGTGAAGTCGGGTTGGCGCACGCCAGCCGTGGAAGCGGCGCGCGACGCGGCGCACATGCATCCCGATCTGCCGCTGGTGCCGCCGGATGAAGAAGCCGCCGAGCGCATTGCGCGCCATTGA
- a CDS encoding DUF4124 domain-containing protein: protein MRIIILLLLLGLLPMCAAHAQGDIHRCMGANGIPVFTDRVCADVDATPTTPAPTSTSSTHASVELQQPPAVLCAADLKQLKQAVVDAFAERNPNRLAGLALWNGDGKSTVVTDIRFFSRLMSHPLLGVKAISAAGDDDSDADASTLALSSSPSPAPPKGEALIVQTQSDDGSGAAQSTRFDVVHRSGCVWLQPQS, encoded by the coding sequence ATGCGTATCATCATTCTTCTACTGCTGCTTGGGTTGTTGCCGATGTGCGCCGCACATGCGCAAGGCGATATTCATCGCTGCATGGGTGCGAATGGCATTCCGGTATTTACTGATCGCGTGTGCGCCGACGTCGATGCGACACCCACGACGCCGGCGCCGACATCTACATCGAGCACGCATGCATCGGTCGAACTTCAGCAGCCTCCCGCCGTGCTTTGCGCGGCGGATCTGAAGCAACTCAAGCAAGCTGTCGTCGATGCATTCGCCGAACGCAATCCCAATCGTCTTGCGGGACTGGCGTTGTGGAATGGCGATGGAAAATCCACGGTGGTGACCGACATCCGCTTTTTCAGTCGCCTGATGTCGCATCCCTTGCTCGGCGTCAAAGCGATATCGGCTGCCGGCGACGACGATAGCGATGCGGATGCGTCCACGCTCGCGCTGTCGTCATCGCCCAGCCCGGCGCCGCCAAAGGGCGAAGCGCTTATCGTGCAAACCCAATCCGATGACGGCAGCGGCGCGGCCCAAAGCACCCGCTTCGATGTGGTGCACCGTTCCGGATGCGTCTGGTTGCAGCCTCAAAGCTGA